Proteins from a single region of Dyadobacter fanqingshengii:
- a CDS encoding two-component regulator propeller domain-containing protein: MKGTFLKTLIGLGLSCLGMFPVLAAESGRVLRYSLKEGLSFGIVNSIVQDKQGLMWFATGDGLNRFDGTSFKVFKNSPNNKQSLSGNYVKSVFRDQDGTIWTSSRNGLNEFISEKEIFKRHTPMPDKGSAGTDVSDISQARDGNLWISLNGAGFALFNKKAQKFTYYNQQNLKNLNTNSILNAFEDSKGLLWLGTRESGIDVFKVDKNRKLAKASLDLHNVPSTRINSIYEDHLGNVWIASARGLILFKRNESRFYNLHLPGNHRSDIYLSLLENHRGQLLVGVQDGGLYSLDLTQLTDRKPEAYAFEKVNNSKNEGITQRSVQSIYMDADRNIWLGTYGEGVYLISSIPEKFRSFEKKIQDSRAESYLRFYGMCMDKDGFLWLGTDGDGIYKTKSSGETVKHYAVSNAPGGLSDGAVIAAHRGRDDNLWFGTYSGGLFQYDPAKDSFKQFANIPGNPASLSKNDVRVIYEDRKRNLWVGTNGGGLALFDRKKGTFQNFVTTNSSINSNDVRAIEEDGKGNLWIGTYGGGLNYLNVSTMQFKSFFNEPGKAGYLSNRIIFSLLYDAKDRLWIGSEGNGLLIFDTKNGTTRHFTEKNGLANDVIYAIQAESVDNIWFSTNKGLSRINLSNMQIDHYDQSNGLQGGQFNPNSALYIERKKAMIFGGTEGWNLFSPADIKPSAYEPKVMITGLQLFGQNVAVGAKKDGKIILEKQIADQKEIILQPSQSVFAIQYTALNYAYPDRNRFAYKLEGLDMDWNYVQNERSATYRYLPPGDYYFKVKSANQDGIWFENVASLHVRVLPPWYQSWWAYLLYMAVAGLIIYYYQQYKIRQARLKYEVQMAHFETQKEKELNEKKLAFFTHISHEFRTPLTLIINPVKELLLKAENRHPDQNSLNIVYRNAKRLLSMVDQLLLFRKADREADKLNPAVQNITKLALEVFHCFTHQAEQKHINYQFVSPNEDLELIADREKIEIALFNLVSNAVKYAPKNGNVKLEITEMGEQVQITVSDSGPGIPANAGDSIFSVFHQFQDGRFPSKGGFGIGLYLTKTFVESHFGTIHYESISGSGTIFTVLLWKAHPQLLTTDRPFSGEEGNSVLLEELSEDGTLLTSSAISKHQMVVEELSSDIKTMLIVEDDADIRQYIGQAFTGKFKLLQAENGEDGIALVRKHLPDIVISDVFMDGISGIEMCGQIKRDLTLSHIPVIC; this comes from the coding sequence ATGAAGGGAACGTTCCTGAAAACATTAATTGGCCTGGGTTTATCCTGCCTGGGCATGTTCCCGGTTTTAGCTGCTGAGAGTGGAAGGGTGCTGCGGTATTCCTTAAAAGAAGGTCTGTCTTTCGGCATTGTAAACAGCATTGTTCAGGATAAACAAGGGCTGATGTGGTTTGCAACCGGCGACGGTCTCAACCGGTTCGACGGCACTTCTTTTAAAGTCTTTAAAAACAGCCCCAATAACAAGCAAAGTCTTTCTGGCAATTACGTCAAATCGGTGTTCCGCGATCAGGACGGTACTATTTGGACCAGTTCCCGCAACGGCCTGAACGAGTTTATATCCGAAAAAGAGATTTTCAAACGCCACACGCCAATGCCGGACAAAGGCAGCGCGGGCACAGATGTAAGCGACATTTCCCAGGCGCGGGATGGCAACCTCTGGATCTCATTAAACGGCGCCGGATTTGCTCTTTTCAATAAAAAGGCTCAGAAATTTACCTATTACAATCAGCAAAACCTCAAAAATCTCAACACCAATTCGATCCTTAATGCATTTGAAGATTCCAAAGGCCTGCTATGGCTGGGGACACGGGAATCGGGGATTGATGTTTTTAAGGTGGATAAAAACAGGAAGCTTGCCAAAGCCAGCCTGGACTTGCATAATGTCCCTTCCACGCGAATCAACAGCATTTATGAGGATCATTTAGGTAATGTCTGGATTGCGTCGGCCAGGGGTTTGATTTTATTCAAACGAAATGAGTCCAGGTTCTACAATTTACATTTGCCCGGAAACCACCGAAGCGATATATATCTTTCACTACTGGAAAACCATCGCGGGCAACTGCTCGTAGGCGTGCAGGACGGCGGACTTTACAGCCTGGACCTCACGCAACTGACGGATCGGAAGCCGGAAGCTTATGCTTTTGAGAAGGTCAATAATTCAAAAAACGAAGGCATTACACAGCGTTCGGTCCAGTCTATTTACATGGATGCCGACCGCAATATCTGGCTCGGAACTTACGGCGAGGGCGTTTACCTGATCAGCAGTATTCCCGAGAAATTCAGAAGTTTTGAGAAGAAAATCCAGGATTCGAGGGCCGAAAGTTACCTGCGTTTTTACGGCATGTGCATGGATAAGGATGGATTTCTGTGGCTGGGAACGGACGGGGACGGCATTTACAAAACCAAAAGTTCGGGTGAAACAGTGAAGCATTATGCGGTTAGCAATGCGCCGGGCGGGCTTTCGGACGGGGCGGTCATCGCGGCACACCGCGGCAGGGATGACAATTTATGGTTTGGCACCTATTCCGGCGGCCTTTTCCAATATGATCCCGCGAAAGACTCCTTTAAACAATTTGCCAATATCCCCGGAAACCCGGCGAGCCTTAGCAAAAACGATGTTCGGGTTATTTATGAAGACCGGAAACGCAATCTGTGGGTCGGGACCAATGGGGGTGGACTGGCTCTTTTCGATCGTAAAAAAGGCACATTCCAGAATTTTGTGACCACAAACAGCAGCATCAATTCCAACGATGTGCGGGCGATAGAAGAGGATGGAAAGGGAAATCTCTGGATCGGCACTTATGGCGGCGGGCTGAATTATCTGAATGTTAGCACGATGCAGTTCAAGTCGTTTTTCAATGAGCCGGGCAAAGCGGGTTACTTGTCGAACCGCATCATATTTTCACTGCTTTATGACGCAAAAGACAGGTTGTGGATCGGCTCGGAGGGAAACGGGCTTTTGATCTTTGACACGAAAAACGGCACAACACGGCATTTCACTGAAAAGAATGGTCTCGCGAATGATGTCATTTACGCGATTCAGGCAGAAAGCGTTGATAATATTTGGTTTAGCACAAACAAAGGTTTGTCCAGGATTAATCTTTCCAACATGCAGATCGATCATTACGACCAGAGCAATGGATTGCAGGGCGGGCAGTTCAATCCCAATTCGGCGCTTTATATAGAGCGTAAAAAAGCGATGATTTTTGGCGGAACCGAAGGCTGGAACCTCTTTTCTCCGGCTGACATCAAGCCTTCGGCCTACGAACCCAAAGTAATGATCACCGGTCTGCAACTGTTCGGGCAAAATGTAGCAGTGGGTGCCAAAAAAGATGGCAAAATCATCCTTGAAAAGCAGATTGCTGATCAGAAGGAGATCATTTTGCAGCCCAGTCAATCTGTTTTTGCCATTCAATATACTGCATTAAACTATGCATATCCCGACCGTAACCGCTTCGCTTACAAGCTGGAAGGGTTGGATATGGATTGGAACTACGTTCAAAACGAGCGGTCGGCGACTTACCGTTATCTGCCGCCGGGCGATTATTATTTTAAAGTGAAATCTGCCAATCAGGATGGCATTTGGTTTGAGAATGTGGCTAGCCTGCATGTGCGGGTTTTGCCGCCCTGGTATCAGAGTTGGTGGGCATATTTGCTCTATATGGCTGTTGCAGGCTTGATTATCTACTATTACCAGCAATATAAGATCCGGCAGGCGCGGTTGAAATATGAAGTGCAGATGGCGCACTTTGAGACCCAGAAAGAGAAAGAACTGAACGAGAAGAAACTGGCTTTCTTTACACACATTTCGCATGAATTCCGCACACCGTTAACCCTGATTATCAACCCCGTAAAAGAATTATTACTCAAAGCCGAGAACCGCCACCCCGATCAGAATAGCCTTAACATTGTGTATCGCAATGCAAAACGGCTGCTAAGTATGGTGGATCAGCTGCTGCTTTTCAGAAAAGCGGACAGGGAAGCGGACAAGCTGAACCCGGCCGTTCAGAACATTACAAAATTGGCGCTTGAAGTTTTTCATTGTTTTACGCATCAGGCTGAGCAAAAGCACATTAACTATCAGTTTGTGAGCCCGAACGAGGATCTGGAATTGATCGCAGACCGGGAAAAAATAGAAATTGCGCTGTTTAACCTTGTTTCAAATGCAGTCAAATACGCGCCAAAAAATGGAAATGTGAAACTGGAAATCACTGAAATGGGTGAACAAGTGCAGATCACCGTCAGTGACTCGGGTCCTGGCATTCCGGCAAATGCAGGCGATAGCATTTTTTCTGTATTTCACCAGTTTCAGGATGGCCGGTTTCCTTCCAAAGGCGGCTTCGGTATCGGTTTGTATTTGACCAAAACCTTCGTTGAAAGCCATTTTGGAACCATTCACTATGAATCAATTTCAGGGAGCGGCACTATTTTCACGGTTTTATTATGGAAAGCGCATCCGCAATTATTGACGACCGATCGGCCGTTCAGCGGCGAGGAAGGGAATTCCGTGCTTTTGGAAGAACTTTCGGAAGACGGCACTTTACTTACCTCATCTGCTATTTCCAAACATCAAATGGTTGTGGAAGAGCTTAGCTCCGATATCAAAACCATGCTGATCGTGGAAGACGACGCGGATATCAGGCAATATATTGGCCAGGCATTTACCGGAAAATTTAAGCTTTTGCAGGCAGAGAATGGCGAAGATGGCATCGCGCTGGTAAGAAAACATTTGCCTGACATTGTCATCAGCGATGTTTTCATGGATGGTATCAGCGGGATTGAGATGTGCGGCCAGATCAAAAGGGACTTGACATTGAGCCACATTCCGGTTATCTGCTGA